GCCCGTTCCGCCGCCCGGAGCAGGGCGCGGCGGGTCAGCACGGCGCAGAGGTGGGCGCGGTAGGCGGCCGAGGCGAAGGGATCGCTCAGCAAGCCCTCCGGGCTCACCATGTTCTCCGTGGCCGCCCGCACCGTCCCCTCATCCAGCCGTTTGCCGGCCAGGGCCTGCTCCACGTTCGTGGCCCGGAAGGCCTTGGGGGCGGCGCCGGTGACGCCGATCCGGGCCTCCCGGCAGACCCCGTTTTCCACCCGGACCACTGCGGCGACCCCGACCACCGCGTATCGGGAGGCCGGGTGAGGGAACTTTTCGTAAGCCCAACCGGTGCCTTTGCCCAGAACCGGCACGTGGACCTCGGTGAGGATCTCGCCGGGCTGGAGGGCCGTGGTCAGCATCCCCACGAAGAAATCATCGGCCGCGATCGTTCGCTCCCCGTTCGGGCCCACGGCTTTGATCGTCGCCCCCAGGGCCAGCATGGCCGCCGGGTAATCCGCGGCCGGGTCGGCGTGGGCCAGGCTCCCGCCGATGGTGCCCATGTTGCGCACCGGCGGATCCCCGATGTGGGCGGCCACCTCCGGCAGCAACGGGCACCACTGCTTCAGCTCCTCGGAGAACTCCACCTCCCGGTGGGTGGTCAGCGCCCCGATGACCACCGTCCCATCGGTCCGGCGGATCCCCTTTAGCTCTGCCACCCGGCGGATGTCCACCAGCGCGGGCGGGCTGGCCAGGCGCAGCTTCATCAGGGGGATCAGAGAGTGCCCGCCCGCCAGGAGCTTCGCCTCCGGATGCTGCTTCAGGAGGTTCAGGGCCTCCTGCAGGGTGCTCGCCCGGTAGTATTCAAAGGATGCCGGATACATTGCCCCCTCCTCTCCGGTTCGGATCCGTGGATGGGAGGGGGAAGGGCGTGGAAGCCCCTCCCCCCTTTCGCCTATGCGGGGCGGGCCTCCCGGATGGCCCGCCAGATCTTCTCCGGCGTGAGCGGCATGTCGATGTGGCGGATCCCGAAGGGCGCCAGGGCATCCATCACCGCGTTGACCACGGCGGCGGTGGCGGCGATGGTCCCGGTCTCCCCGATGCCCTTCACCCCCAGCGGGTTGTGCGGGCACGGGGTCACGGTGTGGTCGATCTCGAAGGACGGCAGATCGTCGGCCCGCGGGAGGGCGTAGTCCAACATAGAGGCGGAGAGCAGCTGGGCGTTCTCGTCGTAAACGGCGCCCTCCAGCAGGGCCTGGCCGACGCCCTGGGCGATGCCCCCGTGGACCTGTCCTTCGGCGATCAGCGGGTTGATGATGCGTCCGGCGTCGTCCACCGCCACGTAGCGCAGGATCTTCACCTTCCCGGTCTCCGGGTCCACCTCCACCACGCAGATGTGGGTGCCGAAGGGGAAGGTGAAGTTCTTGGGGTCATAGAACGAGGAGGCCTCCAGCCCGGGCTCCAGGCCCGGCGGGTAGTTGTGGGCGAGATAGGCCTGGAGGGCGACCTCCTGGAAGGTCTTGAAGCGGTCGGGCACGCCCTTCACGTAGAACTTGCCGTCCTCGAAGACCACGTCCTCCTCGGCGGCCTCCAGCAGGTGGGCGGCGATCTTGCGGGCCTTCTCCTTGATCTTCTGGAGGCTCAGGACGATGGCGCTGCCGCCCACCGGGGCGCTGCGGCTGCCGTAGGTGCCCATCCCGAAGGGGACGCTCCCCGTGTCTCCGTGGACGATCTCCACATCCTCGATGGGGATGCCCAGCTCGTCGGCCACGATCTGGGCGAAGGCCGTCTCGTGGCCCTGGCCGTGGGTGTGGGAGCCGGTGTAGACGGTTACTTTGCCCGTGGGGTGCACCCGGACCAGGGCGCTCTCCCAGAGGCCGGCCTGGGCGCCCAGGGAGCCCACCACCTGGGAGGGGGCGATGCCGCAGGCCTCAATGTAACAGGAGAAGCCGATGCCGATGTAACGGCCCTGCTGGCGGAGCTCCTCCTGCTGCCGGCGCAGCGCTTTGTAATTGACAATCTCCAGGGCTTTGTTCAAGGCGCCTTCGTAATTGCCGCTGTCATACTGGAGGGCCACCGGGGTCTGGTAAGGGAACTTGTCCGGCGGGATGAAGTTCTTGCGCCGGAACTCCGCGGGGTCCTCCCCCAGCTCTCGGGCCGCCACGTCCATCAGCCGCTCTATCACGTAGGTGGCCTCGGGCCGCCCGGCCCCCCGGTAGGCGTCCACGGGAGTGGTGTGGGTGAAGACCCCTGTCACCTCGCAGTAGATGGCGGGGATCTCATACTGGCCGGAGAGCAGGGTGCCGTAGAGGTAGGTGGGGATGGCCGGAGCGAAGGTGGAGAGATACGCCCCCAGGTTGGCGATGGTCTTCACCCGCAGCCCCAGGACCTTCCCCTTCTCATCCACCGCCAGCTCGGCTTCGGTGATGTGATCGCGGCCGTGGGCGTCGCTCACGAAGCTCTCCATCCGCCGCGCCGTCCACTTCACCGGCCGGCCCACTTGCTTGGCCGCCCAGGTGACGATGGTCTCCTCCGGGTAAACGAAGATCTTGCTGCCGAAGCCGCCGCCGACATCCGGGGAGATCACCCGGAGCTTGTGCTCGGGGATGCCCAGGACGAAGGCGGCCATAAGCAGCCGGTGGACGTGGGGGTTCTGGCTGGTGACCCAGAGGGTGTATTCGTCAGTGGCCGGGTTATACTGGGCCATGGCCGCCCGGGGCTCGATGGCGTTGGGGATCAGGCGCTGGTTCACCAGCTCCAGCTTCACGGTCTTATGGGCCCGGCGGAAGGCCTCTTCGGTCTTCTCTTTGTCGCCGATGGACCAGCGGAAGCAGATGTTGTCGGGGGCCTCGTCATGGACGGCGGGGGCGCCGGGCTGGAGGGCCTTGGCGCCGTCGGCCACCGCCGGCAGGACCTCATACTCCACCTCCACCAGCCGCACCGCATCCTCCGCCGTATAGCGGTCCTCGGCGATCACCACCGCCACGATCTCCCCCACGTGGCGGACTTTGTCCACGGCCATGGGGTAGTGAGGCGGCAGCTTCATCCCGGGGAGCAGCCAGCCGCAGGGGAGGGACTTCACCCCACTGTCCACCATGTCCTTGCCGGTGAACACGGCGATCACCCCGGGATGCTGTAAGGCCTTTTCCTTGTGGATGGCCCGGATCCGGGCGTGGGCGTGGGGGCTGCGCACCATCGCCGCATAGACCAGGCCGGGCAGGGTGAGATCGTCCACATAGGTGCCGCGCCCGGTGATGAAGCGCGGGTCCTCTCGCCGTTTCATCGCCACACCGAAATAGCGCGTCGCCATCGCCGCCCTCCTTCGCAATCTCCAGGATGGGAGGAAGACCGGACTCAGGCCTGCACGCGGAGCTTCTCCGCCGCGTAGCGCACGGCCCGGACGATGTTGTGATAGCCGGTGCACCGGCAGTAGTTGCCCTCCAGGGCGTGGCGGATCTCCTCATCGGTGGGGTTGGGGTTGCGCTGGAGCAGATCGTAGGCGGAGAGGATCATGCCGGGGGTGCAGAAGCCGCACTGGAGGCCGTGCATCTCCCAGAAGCCCTCCTGGAGCGGGTGGAGCTGGCCATCCCGCGCCAGGCCCTCGATGGTGGTGATCTGGGATCCATCGGCCTGGACGGCGAAGACTGTGCATGACTTCACCGCCTTGCCGTCCATCAGGACCACGCAGGCGCCGCACTGGCTGGTGTCGCACCCCACGTGGGTCCCGGTCAGCCCCAGGACGTCCCGGAGGAAATGAACCAGGAGCATCCGGGGCTCCACCTCCCGCTGGTAAACCTGACCGTTCACCGTGACCGTCACCGGAACTTTCATGGGCCCCTCCTGTCCGCAGGATGAAGGTTCCTGCCTTTCCCCACATTCCGATGGGCCGGAGCCCATCGGCGCGGTTGCCGGATCCAGCTTGAAGCGGTGGGTTAGGCAGTGGTCAGCAAGGCTTCCAGATTCTTCAGCCCCTGGTTCACCAACATCTGGGCCGTGGGCTCCAGGAGCCGGGCGCCCAGGCTCATCAGCAGCCCGGTCACCTTGGCCTCGCCCTCATAGTGCATGACGGTGCCCGCTTCATCGGCGGTGAGGTCGATGGTCCCGTTCGCATCCACCGTGCCCTGGGGACCCTGGGCCTGGATGCGGATGCGATAATGATTCGGAGGATCGATCTCGGAGAGGGTGATGCGGGCTTTGTAGCGGCCACTGATGGGTCCGATCCCGAGGCGCATCTCCGCCTCATAGACGTTGTCTCCCACCGGCTCCAGCCGCTCCACGCCCGGCAGCAGACGGGCGATGACCTGAGGGTTCATCAGTGCTCCCCACACCCGATCGATCGCCGTCGGGAACCGATAGGATCCCTGAAGCCGCATCCGAATCCCTCATCAGGGGTTGCCATCAAAGAGGCAATGGCGCTTCTGATTATACTGATCAGGCCGAGCGTTTGTCAAGCATCCGCCCACAACAATCCACAACTTGTGAATAAAATCCCTTTGTTGTGATATGAATCACGATATGGTTCTCAGGGGGTCGGATGGGGCTGGATGAGCATGGGGTCATCCACGTGGGGGGTGTTGACCCGGGGGGAGACGGGGTAGGCGATCATCCGGTCGGCGGGGTAGGGGCGCAGGGCCGCCCGCCAGGCGGCGGGCCCGGCGGATTCGTCCAGCCAGACCTCCTCGTGCTCCGGGAGGAGGATGACGGGCATGCGGTCGTGGATCGGAGCGACCCGCTCGTTAGCGGCTGTGGTGATGATGGTGAAGCTCTCGATGACCTGTCCGTCCGGCCCTTCCCAGCGGTCCCACAGCCCGGCGAAGGCGAAGGGCTCCCGGTCTTTCAAGCCGATCCAGTAGGGGATACGCCCGTGGGGGGTGCGTTGCCATTCATAGAAGCCGTCGGCCAGCACCAGGCATCGCCGCCGGTAGAAGGCCTCCCGGAAGCTGGGGCGCTGGGTCAGAGTCTCCGCCCGGGCGTTGATCAGCCGGTTCCCGATGGCCGGGTCCTCCGCCCAGTGGGGGATCAACCCCCAGCGCAGCAGACGGATCCGCCGGGTCCCGTCGTTGAGGAGCACAGGCAGGGACTGGGTGGGGGCGGCGTTGTAACGGGGTTGCCACGGCCCCTCCGGCCACTCCGCTCGGAACCGCTCCATCAGCCGCTGCGGCGCCGTGAAGATCGTGTACCGTCCGCACATAGGGGGCCCCCGCCGCCTTCTGTAGAGAATCTTACCGAGGATCCCCGGCCCGGGCGAACCCGGAGCCTGCCCCTATGGGACGGCGTTCGGGTCCACGATGTAACGCCACCAGTGATGGGAGATGCCATCCGTCTCCCCGGGCGCGCAGGGGAGATGCTGGAGCCACCACCGGTGATGTTCCCGGATGTCCCCGCCGCCCCACTCGGCGCAGTCCACCCATCGCCCCCGACCCCGCAGGTCCGGGAAGTGGAGCCAGTCGTCGCAGTAGCTCCAGACCGGGCGGGGGTTCCCCCAATCGTAATCCCGCTCGCTGTTCGGGGCGAAGTGGATGGTGCCGACCTCGGCCTGCCCGGGGGCGATGCGATCGTAGCGGGTGAAGCGCCGCCACATGTTCCGCTCCTCGGGGATCCCGGCGAACACCCGCTCCATGATCGCCTCGGCCCGATGCCCGAAGTTCTCCAGCATCTCGCCGACCCCGCGCTCATACGAGAAGCCCATGATCACGAACCGCCGCCCGGCGGCCTCGGCCCCCGGGAGCGGCGGCGCGTTGCACCAGAAGGCTCCCGGCCCGGCCATGCGGGACTCGTAGAACCCGAAGTAGGGGCCGCCGAACAGCCAGATCTCGTCGATCTCCCCGCGGGCCACGCGGCCGATCCCATCGCCGGCGGCGAGGATCGCCCGATAATCGGCGGTGTCCGGCTCGTGAGGCGGTTGCCGGCCCTCCAAGACCGCCCGGTAGGTCTCTAAAGTGTAGCGGAAGCCATCGATCTTGGGTGGGAAGATCGGGAGGTCCATGCGCGCCACCACCTGATATCGGACCGTTCCCCGGCTGCATGCCTCCAGGTCCGCGATGTAACCTTCCACCAGATCCTCCGCCCGGTTCCAGCCCATGGCCTGGGAGAGGGGGAGGCCGCCGGGGCCGGGCGGATCGAACACCATCAGGAGGACCCGTGGAGCGAGGATGGGCACGGCCGGCATTCGGGAAGCCCTATTCGCCATAGGCCAGGCGTTCGATTAGGAAGGGAGGGAACCCCAGGCGGCGCATCTTGGCCTGGGTCTCAGCGATGGGGTAGGGGACCCGCCGGAACGTCCAGGTCATCGCCTCCAGGTCCAGGATGGCGTAGGCGGCCCGGGGGTCGCCGTCCCGGGGCTGGCCGACGCTGCCTGGGTTGAGGAGCCACCAGCCCGAGGTGAGGTCGATGGGCTCGTCGTAGCGGGGCTTCACGATATGCAGGTGGGGCTTCTCGCGATCAGGAACATGGTAGGCGACGGCCACGTGGGTGTGGCCGAACAGCCCGATGCGCGTGGGGAGCGCCTGGAGGTTCTCCCAGGCGGTGTAAGGATCCAGGATGTATTCCCAGATCGGGGCGCGGGGGCTGCCGTGGGTCAGGGTGAGGCCCTCGCGTTCGGTCTGGGGCGGGAGACCCATCAGGTATTCGACCTGGCGCGGCGGCAACTCCTCCCGGGTCCACTCCAGCACCCAGCGGGCCGCCGGGTTGAATGTGCGCAAGGGGATCCGCCCGAGGACGCCCCAGTCGTGGTTGCCGGCGAGGGCGACGGCCGCCAGGACCTGGAGGCGATCGATGCACGCCACGGGGTCCGGCCCGTAGCCCACCAGATCCCCCAGGAACCACAAGGCGTCCCACGACCCCGCGTCCGCCAGCACCGCCTCCAGCGCCTCTAAGTTCGCGTGGACGTCCGAGAGCACCAGGATGCGCATGGGCTTCAGCAGGCTATGGAGTGGGTATTGGACTTGGGCTGGGATTAGGGGTGTGGGTGGGCGTGGGCGTGTCCGTAGGTGTCGCCGTAGGGGTGGGGGTGTCTGTAGGCGTCCCGGTCGCCGTAGCTGTCGGTGTGACCGTGGGGGTGAGTGTCGGTGTGGGCGTGGCGGTGGCGGTCCCGGTAGGGGTGGGGGTCGGCGTGTCCGTCGGCGTCGCTGTGTAGGTGGCCGTGGGTGTGGGCGTCCGGGATGGCGTAGGGGTGAAGGTGGGCGGGAGCCACTGGGTGGGCGTGGGCAG
The window above is part of the Thermoflexus hugenholtzii JAD2 genome. Proteins encoded here:
- a CDS encoding FAD binding domain-containing protein, which translates into the protein MYPASFEYYRASTLQEALNLLKQHPEAKLLAGGHSLIPLMKLRLASPPALVDIRRVAELKGIRRTDGTVVIGALTTHREVEFSEELKQWCPLLPEVAAHIGDPPVRNMGTIGGSLAHADPAADYPAAMLALGATIKAVGPNGERTIAADDFFVGMLTTALQPGEILTEVHVPVLGKGTGWAYEKFPHPASRYAVVGVAAVVRVENGVCREARIGVTGAAPKAFRATNVEQALAGKRLDEGTVRAATENMVSPEGLLSDPFASAAYRAHLCAVLTRRALLRAAERAAG
- a CDS encoding xanthine dehydrogenase family protein molybdopterin-binding subunit, encoding MATRYFGVAMKRREDPRFITGRGTYVDDLTLPGLVYAAMVRSPHAHARIRAIHKEKALQHPGVIAVFTGKDMVDSGVKSLPCGWLLPGMKLPPHYPMAVDKVRHVGEIVAVVIAEDRYTAEDAVRLVEVEYEVLPAVADGAKALQPGAPAVHDEAPDNICFRWSIGDKEKTEEAFRRAHKTVKLELVNQRLIPNAIEPRAAMAQYNPATDEYTLWVTSQNPHVHRLLMAAFVLGIPEHKLRVISPDVGGGFGSKIFVYPEETIVTWAAKQVGRPVKWTARRMESFVSDAHGRDHITEAELAVDEKGKVLGLRVKTIANLGAYLSTFAPAIPTYLYGTLLSGQYEIPAIYCEVTGVFTHTTPVDAYRGAGRPEATYVIERLMDVAARELGEDPAEFRRKNFIPPDKFPYQTPVALQYDSGNYEGALNKALEIVNYKALRRQQEELRQQGRYIGIGFSCYIEACGIAPSQVVGSLGAQAGLWESALVRVHPTGKVTVYTGSHTHGQGHETAFAQIVADELGIPIEDVEIVHGDTGSVPFGMGTYGSRSAPVGGSAIVLSLQKIKEKARKIAAHLLEAAEEDVVFEDGKFYVKGVPDRFKTFQEVALQAYLAHNYPPGLEPGLEASSFYDPKNFTFPFGTHICVVEVDPETGKVKILRYVAVDDAGRIINPLIAEGQVHGGIAQGVGQALLEGAVYDENAQLLSASMLDYALPRADDLPSFEIDHTVTPCPHNPLGVKGIGETGTIAATAAVVNAVMDALAPFGIRHIDMPLTPEKIWRAIREARPA
- a CDS encoding (2Fe-2S)-binding protein, with amino-acid sequence MKVPVTVTVNGQVYQREVEPRMLLVHFLRDVLGLTGTHVGCDTSQCGACVVLMDGKAVKSCTVFAVQADGSQITTIEGLARDGQLHPLQEGFWEMHGLQCGFCTPGMILSAYDLLQRNPNPTDEEIRHALEGNYCRCTGYHNIVRAVRYAAEKLRVQA
- a CDS encoding CoxG family protein, with protein sequence MRLQGSYRFPTAIDRVWGALMNPQVIARLLPGVERLEPVGDNVYEAEMRLGIGPISGRYKARITLSEIDPPNHYRIRIQAQGPQGTVDANGTIDLTADEAGTVMHYEGEAKVTGLLMSLGARLLEPTAQMLVNQGLKNLEALLTTA
- a CDS encoding SOS response-associated peptidase; translated protein: MCGRYTIFTAPQRLMERFRAEWPEGPWQPRYNAAPTQSLPVLLNDGTRRIRLLRWGLIPHWAEDPAIGNRLINARAETLTQRPSFREAFYRRRCLVLADGFYEWQRTPHGRIPYWIGLKDREPFAFAGLWDRWEGPDGQVIESFTIITTAANERVAPIHDRMPVILLPEHEEVWLDESAGPAAWRAALRPYPADRMIAYPVSPRVNTPHVDDPMLIQPHPTP
- a CDS encoding metallophosphoesterase family protein — its product is MRILVLSDVHANLEALEAVLADAGSWDALWFLGDLVGYGPDPVACIDRLQVLAAVALAGNHDWGVLGRIPLRTFNPAARWVLEWTREELPPRQVEYLMGLPPQTEREGLTLTHGSPRAPIWEYILDPYTAWENLQALPTRIGLFGHTHVAVAYHVPDREKPHLHIVKPRYDEPIDLTSGWWLLNPGSVGQPRDGDPRAAYAILDLEAMTWTFRRVPYPIAETQAKMRRLGFPPFLIERLAYGE